The genomic interval atttttcgttataatatgatttatcattccaaaagatgttttcactaattattatcatagccacacgataaccacctgtggctggacataaacctttaaaaaacgctatacaaattcaagtacttatgcacttaattgattgtaaacaatgacggttgaaatccgtgcgtggaattttttctggtaaccaagagcgacgtcaacgttcatgacagacctgtttatatgacattttttatttattttttccaacttgattgaaaattatgttttatgatactttaatatatgtagtagaagtagttgttttctcaacgaggagtacaatagttgttctcaatgccccagataattatttgagaaatagggttttcacccatcgattttgaaaaatagtgtgatatcattcttgaaatagggtgaaatgatttataaaaatgcataccttaaaatcattgctgctttacttttgttgaagctgcacacttgtattgattcaataaaactgtaaactatcataattaactgaagtttcataacatcttttATCCTTGAAAatgtccttaatataaactttaaacttgaaaaaatcgataacacgaattattctgcacttattggctcttgctttcttggttcgaaaaagtttgcaatcgactgatattttggcgcaacaatcgcggccgtctttcaacctctcttaaacattttgatttcgcatcctaatagaaactgaaagtacagacgctttacaaatacatgcacaatgagcgacgaattatgtcagattgaaaacgcatgtatgtcttcgtcaatttggtcagacgctttatttaactgtgaaatctagtccgcagagcgttttaataattttgactgcTCCGTTATCCgtgcgcttgctgaatgaaagcgtcgccgtgttacgataataattccaaatttaAGAGAAAATTCCGACTTGGGATGGGCTacacttccaacacatcagccccgttatgtcctgaataaaatacatgtataatttcttgagtgccaattgcatcttacacatatcaaaaacattcacggcagtcaattcattgtgtaggcctactggtcttcatggcaataataaactatttagtttaatggagattatataacaaagggaactaatttagcttattcagtttactagtaaaaatgattcggatgtttttgcttttttccgaaaagtaatttattcaacatacggaaaataaacgcgcgccacctgttgtcataatttagtaacttgcattctgcttagttgcattctgcttactgcctgttgctaactgccgttgttaatgacgcttagtggaaaaaccgattatgactggtttcagtaacaatgaacacacaaacattggatagtcaccaagcatgttgcaacaatcatcaagtataaccgatagagaacaagcatgttggaactgtcatgaagcatgttagaataaacatcacgcataatgtaaatattcatcatgaatgatgtaatgttgcagcaatcatcaagtataaacgaatagaaaacaaacatgttggaattgtcataaaacatattagaataagcatcagtcataatgtaaatattcaccacgaatgatgtaatttttacctaaatactcTTCCATACCAGGGGGCTATTTGtttttcattcttcatgaaacttggttagaacatttgttctattgatatcttgggttGCACAGAAcatgtcatttctttttatctcaggtgagcgactttgggcctttcaggacctcttgttttaattttgagtgaaaaaataaatacaaattccACTTATATATAGTTTTGGATTGGAAAGCATTATTTAAAGAAAGGCTTAAAATCCTGGCATAACATACTTGAACAGCATAACGCTCACCGTTCCTCCGACATGTAGGCATTCATTCGCTCAAACTGATCACGCCATAAATGCGGACACTTGAAGCATGTCCTTCGACACGTAAACACTCACATAGTCTCTGTAAATCAGGCCTTGAAACAGGACGCGTTACGCACGTGCTTAAACCCAACCAtcaatattgtacatatattcagtgctctcacatacaatctcttgCACAACGGGTATTTGAGAGCACGatacgacaactctgcatggagattgacaATCACGGCCATCACAAGAAATTTGTTTTATATCAAGTATTATAtcatgaaaagtagtatcatttacttttatgttttgaaaataatatacaagtttagttgcataattttttttataaattaacaaaagTAATAATAACAACAGAAAATGATTgcaccacgtggctcggctatcatcacgtggtggGTTATGAAGGCAGTGACTGATCCAGCTAtactggttccagtcaaatctttTCGCGGAGTTTGATATTCATTATCTTAAAAATCACTAGGATCTGAACACTTGACTCATGTGCTATGAAGCACGCTTTCCCTACGACAGTCGGTGAATTGTTTTGTTTACTTAAGTGCGGGTGTACTTTAGGGTTATAGAAAGTTTCATGAAGTGCATGGTGATTTTCATCCGTTATTATTTAGCTTTCCGTATTTAATTATTCATGTATAGAATAGACCCTCAGCAGCAGCGATGTATGGGATATATAGCCGAGCGTTATGTATATACCATTTACAGCTGCTAGGAGTCAACGATATCAATGTAAGACGATTTAGGTATCGGATGACATCTTATGATAGTTCAACCGAGAAATTAAAAGCCGTAACGCATCACATCAAGGATGGGCGCTTCAAACAACACGACATAAATCTACCAATATCTAAATAATCCTCACGCCCTTCTGCGTACTTTATTTAGCAGTCACGTGATACCCTATTCAGGCAATGCACTTACTTATTACAAGGATTATCGGAAGAATCccattttaaaatatcaattttttttaaacgtttgtcGTTACCCTGTGTGATTTCCTTAAGCAATAACTACCTAATACATGCGTGTTATGAGTTatgagtaaaaaaaacaatatacacctaatacaatataatgatataaaattgTACTTTTTTACGATTATGTTATTCGTCACTTTTTTTAAGAATGTGGTTTATGGCTTTTTCTTGTTGATTGGCAACTTTATAACACATGCTGAAACGTGATCATGTTATTCTTTCAATTAATATATAACTTAATAAGGTGAAGAAGCGAAATGTAACATCAAAATATAATCTGGATTAATCTAGATAAATTTATGTAGAATTCCCTCGTAGTAGTGTGTTATCTCACTGAATCATTTatcggacgtgtttacaaaaacCGCTTCAATATCACAAATTCCTGCGATTTCCTCGTATTTTCTCGTACAACAATTACATAAACTCTAACGTCAATACTGAGAACAGATGAGTAAACATCAACAAATGTTATGAAACAACACATTAATGATTTTTGTGGGTGTTTGTCCGCAATCGGAGTGAATATCGTACGTGCTTTTTCACGCGCACCACCGATATAGTTTGAACAATGAAAGAGAATGACGCAAGGCGTTCGATAGCGTAATAGCTATATATAAACAGCCGAAAGCCAGCTGAGAAGTAAATTTGAACTGAAGTTGAAGCGGACGTTTTATTATTACGAATCGACGCGAGAAATACGATATACTGTGATTTACAGATATATGCtattgaattaaaatatttaaatttactgaGGTTTGCGGAAAGTAAAAAGATGTTGCGACCAGTTTCGCGAGTGTTTAACAAGAGTGTCATAGACACCATTCAGAACCAGGCGTGTCGGATACTAGCGTCTGAGCGTCCGACTCTGCGCAGGCGCATGACAACTGCTACTGAAGCTGTTAAAAAAATTGAGGTATGTACACGGTTTTTATTTCTGTTAATCGCCGTGTTTATGTATGTATTCAATATTGCGCTGTTTAAGCAACATTGTGTAATACTTTATTATCAGTGATTCATTCCGATATCAAATTTAACACTATGAAGATTATTACTCACTGTGTTACTATATCACAGCTATTTTAATGTTGCTGATCATAGTGTCTTATTCGACATTATTAATAACTTCATAGTTAATAGAATATTAAAAAGCatcattaaaaaagtaaaattaccgtgctttgtgaaaaagggggtttaatgcatgtgcgtcaagtttcgtcccagattagcctgtgcagtccacacagactaatcagggacgacactttccgcatttatgatattgttcgttttaagaaagtctcttcttagcaaaaatccagttcaggcgttaagtgtcgttcctgattagcctgtgcggactgtacatgctaatctgggacgacactttacgcataagcattaaacccccttctcaaagagcacggcccattttagTTCTGGTATGAGTATGTAGCCTAAGAACGACACTTCAACACGTATTGTTCACTTATGTTTAGATTGAAGAAATCCCCAATCGCGCAGTGTCGGTGGCTGATATAAGGACAGTGATAGACGAACAGCACGTGGTGAGGCCGGGCATGCCGGACCCCTGCATTCTGACGTTCCGCGTGAGCAAGATGATCAAACCGGACAAAGTGCACATCAACTTTGAGGACTTGCCGTCCGAGTTACACGAACCATTTGTGAAGCGCATCATGAATGACATTGTGGAGTTGAATGGACAAGGCGCCATCCAAGACATTCAGTTTAACAACGTGAGCGAAAGCGCATTCCGCTATTGTTTGAACATGCCTATACGAAGGATGGGATACAAATCTACCTTCACAAAGTACAATCACGAACGTGGTCTGGCATGCTTTGAAAGGCTACCAGACAAAATAACATTGACTTGTGTCGGTCGATTCAATAAATCGCCGTATATGTGAGATGTACGTGTTGTGTGTATTACATTTTCGATAGTTTTGAGATTATTATTATGATCTGaattatttatttgcatattacATTTAGCAGGGAAATCCTATCGGCTGTCTTTCTTTTGTGTAGAACTTTTTTTCGTTCTAAAGCAATAAAGTATTCATTTGATTgcatgttatataaataaatggtAGGTTGCTTTACataagttaaatatttatttatttatttcgatatttatttgattatgtttttacatgtttttatacagAGGAGAGCTTCCATAATTATTGacattaaattttcaaaatatgtcgTTTTTGTCTCATGACAACATTGTGTACCTTATGCCAGTTGCTTTAATTCAGTCCGCATGTTCGTGTCTATGGATTATTCAACAGTGATACTGTCATGCAGCAAGTTACGTTGACCGAGGCGTTCATCGAAATCAATATAATAATCAACCAGTAAAAACctgaattttaatttgaaaatgaatactttttatacatttatttaaaaacctaaatacatttgcattaacattaaattatgcTCCGATGTTGACGTGTTGACAATAGGACCGTAAGTTTTCGACGCACAAAGCAGATACCGACACCTTTACTCGTAGACGtcgaaaaaacacaaataagtaaATTTGTCGTTTAAACAAATTTAGTTAGTGGGGATTTTCGAAAGGCGTTCATCCAACATGCTATACTACACAGCAACGATTTTTATCCAGATCTTAATTTAACACTTGTTGCAGACAGGGCATAACGTTCCCTTTTTTTGCTTAGTTTAGATATTTTCaacaaatgcaaacattccagttatttatttaatgcataacGGCGGGAAATTTCTCCGACATTATAATGTTGGCTGTTGGTGAAAATCAATTTAGTTTAAAAATTGGGTTGGGCAGCTTTGCCGAAGAAGTAACTTTGTAATTAACTGCAAGAGAAACTTTCGTTGTAATGCTTTTCGAAATGCGGAACGAATATTGTACGTAATTTGTATTCCATATTACCCAATCGTTTACCTACTGTTATTATGTATATCTACGCGAGGGTGCTTCATATAGTAACATGCACATATAGGTATaggaaatcaaagcgctgaaggcactgaatttgttcgctgttttataatcttagacgcaactgagttttcaaaattatgttatagctttttatatcgcaagtttgaaatgaccacaacccattcaaatttataaagagtgtgtcttaaagcacaggtcaatatgtgtttttttttccaaatcattgataaaaaagataatttaggcttcattttaggaaaacagggcttaatgcatatgttttaattgtcatcccagtaccagaaactCTCTTGCAATgagaacaggctaatcagtgtctacaggctaatcttatttgacatgcattaagccactttTTCCCTAAAAGCAGACAATatttacagatttcaatgataaacactagactggccaacgttgtcttacaaactgttaaataattttgattacatacacactatgtagtgtaaaTTGGGAACTTTAAACAGGCACATGCGGTGGTtatagcagacgctcctagcattcgtcgtctgcttaattttactgcagttatccatacAGGCAGTGGTAACGATTCTTAGCGTACTTAACAGCAGTCCGACTTtcaaaattgcctctacattatttgtgagctataTGGAAAAGCAACAAGCGTGGGCgtgatattttatgtaaatacgcATTGATATTCAAATTTACGCTATTACAGGAGTTTTTCCCCCATTCATTACACAATGACAGTGATGTGAAGTGATCTGTCTTCGAGGAAAATTGCAATATAAGTGGTGgtgtcggtggtggtggtggtggtggtggtggtggtggtggtggtggtggtggtggtggtggtggtggtggtggtggtggtggtggtggtggtggtggtgggtggtggtggtggtggtggtggttatggtggtggtggtggtggtggtattggtgggtggtggtggtggtggtagtagtagtagtagtatagtagtagtagtagaagtagtattagtagtagtagtagtaatagtagtagtagtagtagtagtagtagtagtagtagtagtagcagtagtagtagtagtagtagttgtagtagtagtagtagtagtagttgttgtagtagtagtaatagtagtagtagtagtagtagtagtagttgtagtagtagtagtagtagtagtagtagtagtagtagtagtagtagtagtagtagtagtagtagtagtagtagtagtagtagtagtttgaagtagtagtagttgttgtagttgtaattgtagtagcagcagcagtagtagtagtagtagtagtagtagtagtagtagtagtagtagtagtagtagtagtagtagtagtagtggtggtagtggtagtggtagaggcagcagcagtagttgcagtagtaatagtagtagtaggactagtagtagtagtagtagtagtagaagtagtagtagtagtagtagtagaagtagtagtagtagtagtagtagtagacgtagaagtagtagaagtagtagtagtagtagtagtagtagtagtagtagaagtagttatgtagtagtagtagtagtagtagtagtagtagtagtagtagtagtagtagtagtagtagtagcagcagcagcagcagtagtagtagtagtagtagtagtagtagtagtagtagtagtagtagtagtagtagtagtagtagtagtagtagtagtagtagtagtactagaagtagtagtagtagcagcagcagcagcagcagaagcagcagaagcagcagaagaagaagaagcagtagtag from Dreissena polymorpha isolate Duluth1 chromosome 1, UMN_Dpol_1.0, whole genome shotgun sequence carries:
- the LOC127842679 gene encoding uncharacterized protein LOC127842679 — protein: MLRPVSRVFNKSVIDTIQNQACRILASERPTLRRRMTTATEAVKKIEIEEIPNRAVSVADIRTVIDEQHVVRPGMPDPCILTFRVSKMIKPDKVHINFEDLPSELHEPFVKRIMNDIVELNGQGAIQDIQFNNVSESAFRYCLNMPIRRMGYKSTFTKYNHERGLACFERLPDKITLTCVGRFNKSPYM